The Candidatus Eisenbacteria bacterium region CCACCTGGGGATCATCGCTCGCCAGGAGGCACGCTATGCGGAAGCGGTGGATCACTTCGGCATCGCCTACAAAGTGCGACCCGACCGAGAGGACTACCGTCTCGCACTCATCGACGCTCTCGTGCTTGCGGGGGAAGACGGGACCGCTCTCAACGAGCTCAGGTCCTGGGTGACCCAGGAGCCGAATCGAGCCGAGCTCTGGGCGAGAGCCGCCTTGATCTTCGCTCGTGTAGGGCTCGTGACGGAGGCGCGACGGGCGATCGCGAATGCCATCTCGATTGCCCCATCGAACGAGGACTATCAGAAGATAGTCCGCGCCCTCGCTACACGAGATAGCCTCAACACCTCAGGCCGACCCTGACGCATCTCGATTGCAACTTCTTACTGGCTCCGGGGCCAGTAAGGATTTACACGGCAACCGCTCGACCGATCAACCGAACAGCCGTGCCAGCCAATCCGCGGCTGGCGAATGGAGATCAGTCTTGTAGATGGTCCCGTTGGGCGTGAGGTCGAGCTCGAAACGATGCGGACCCTTGCCATCGTCGATCTCCACCTGGAATTTATAGGGAGTCTTTCTCGTGCGCCTTGCGAGGGCCTCCGACGGTGGCTTGAGCGACCGCAGCGCGGGATCGCGAATCAGAGCGCTCAGCACTTGATCGACCGGCGTGCAGGGGGGCGGCGGCGGACCGGCGGCGCCGAAGCGCTTGGTGAATTCCTCGTAGTGAAGGATGAAGCCGTCGCCGCCGGCGTGATACTCGCCTTCGATCGCGACGTCGTAGCAGGGCTGGCAGTACGCGCGCATCGCCACCGTGTCGTGCAGGAACACGGCCAGCACTCGGTACTCGGGCGTCACGGAGCCGCAGCGATTACAGCGCGCGGAGTCGCCGAACGCGCGCTCGAACGCGGCGGCGCTCGCGATGCCGCTTCGGGTGGATTCGCCGCTCACGATGACCTCCAGGTGGGGTTGCAGGGCCTCGAGTCGCTCGTTAGTCTGCCCCCATGGCAGCCTTCCTCGTCAAGACCGAACCGTCCACCTACTCGTTCGCCGATCTGCAGCGCGAGAAGCGCGCGGTCTGGGATGGGGTCTCGAATCCGGTCGCCCTCCGGCATCTATCCACGATTCGCAAGGGGGACACGGTGATCGTCTATCACACCGGCGACGAGAAGCAGGCGGTGGGCCTCGCCACGGCGGTCTCGGATCCTTATCCCGATCCCAAGCTCAAGGACCCCAAGCGTCCCGTGGTCGACCTGGCTCCCGGCCAGCCTCTTCCCCGGCCGGTCACGCTCGCGCAGGTCAAGGCCGATGCCGTGCTCAAGGGCAACGATCTCGCCCGGCTCCCCCGTCTGTCCGTGATTCCGTTCAGCGAGGCGCAATTCGAGCGGTTGCTGAAGCTCGCGGGGGCCTGATTGCTCCGGTGAGCAAAGCGGAAGCCGAAAAGCGCATCCATCAGCTCGCGCGCGAGATCCATCAGCACGATCACCGCTACTACGCGCTCGACAAGCCCACCATCTCGGACGCCCAGTACGACCGGCTGATGCGCGAGCTCGCCGAGCTCGAAGCGCAGTATCCCGACCTGGTCCTCTTAGACTCCCCCACCCAGCGCGTGGGCGGCGGCATGCGCGCGGCGTTCAAGAAGGTGGCCCACGAAGCGCCGATGCTCTCGCTGGATTCGCTGATGAGCGTGGAGGAGGTGCGCGAGTTCGACGCCCGCGTCCGCAAGGCGCTGGAGATCGATGAGGTCGCGTATCAAGTCGAGCCGAAGTTCGACGGGCTCTCGGTCGAGCTGGTCTACCAGGACGGGCGGCTGCGCACCGGCTCCACGCGTGGCGACGGCGAAGTCGGCGAGGACGTGACCGAGAACCTGAGGACCATCCGCGCCATTCCGCTGCGCCTCTCCGAGGAAGGTCCCGAGGAAGGCCTTCGCGGCACGCTTGCGGTCCGCGGCGAAGCGCTGATCCCGATCCCCGAGTTCGAGGCTTTTAACAAGGGGCTGATCGAGAAGAACGAGGAGCCCTTCGCCAACGCGCGCAACGCCGCCGCGGGGACGGTGCGCCAGCTCGATCCGCGCATCACGGCGTCGCGCAAGCTCGACTTCTACGCTTACGACGTGCTGCGCGGCGAGCATGCGGTGTTCAAGACCCAGGGCGAGATGCTCGAGGCGCTGCGCGGGTGGGGCTTTCACGTCGAGAAGAGCATTCGCTCCAAGCAGAGTCTCGAGCAGGTTCTCGCCTACCACCAGGCACTCGCCGAGCGACGCGAGAAGCTGGAGTTCGAGGTGGACGGCGTGGTGATCAAGGTGGACCGGCGCGACTGGCAGGAGCTGCTCGGCGTGCGCTCACGCAGTCCGCGCTGGGCAGTGGCCTTCAAGTTCCCGCCACGCGAGGAGATCACGACCGTGGCGGACATCGTGGTGCAGGTCGGACGCACCGGGAAGCTCACGCCGGTGGCGCAGCTGCGACCGGTCGACGTCTCGGGCGTCACCGTGAGCCGGGCCACGCTCCACAACCAGGATGAGGTGGACCGCAAGGACGTGCGCGTCGGCGACACGGTGCGCATCCGGCGCGCGGGCGACGTCATTCCCGAAGTGGTCGAGGTGCTCAAGGAGCACCGCCCGCGTGGCGCCGAGCCCTTCCAGATGCCGCGCCACTGCCCGGTATGCAAGGCGCGCGTCGACCGCGTCGGCGCGTATCACCTGTGCACCAACGGCCTCGCCTGCCCCGCGCAGCTCCACGGACATCTGGTCCACTTCGCGTGGGTGGTGGACATCGTGGGGCTCGGGGAGAAGACGGTGAAGCAGCTGCTCGACCTCGGGCTGGTCAAGGACCTCGCCGACATCTACAGGCTCACGCCCATCGACCTCGCGGGCCTCGAAGGCTTCGCCGAGAAGTCGATCGAAAAGCTCATCACCGCGATCGAGAACAGCAAGCGGCCCCGCCTCGATCGCTTCCTCTCGGCACTCGGCATCGAGCACGTCGGCGAGACCGTGGCCCGGCTCCTCGCCGATCACTTCGGATCCCTCGAGCCGATGCTCGACGCCACCGAGGAGGATCTGCAGAAGATCCGTGGCATCGGCCCCGAGGTGGCGGAATCGGTGCGGCGCTTCTTCCAGAGCCCGCGCAATCGCCGCGTGCTCGAGCGCCTCCAGCAGGCCGGCGTGCGGCCGGTCGCGGAGAAGAAGGCCAAAGGCCCTCAGCCGCTCGCCGGGCAGGTCATGGTGTTCACCGGAGGGCTCGAGCGCTTCTCTCGACCCGAAGCGCAGCGCAAGGCCGAAGCCGCCGGCGCTCTGATCGCCTCCGGCATCAGCAAGAAAGTCACGCTGGTCGTGGCCGGGCCCGGCGCGGGATCGAAGCTCGACGAGGCCCGGAAGCTCAAGATT contains the following coding sequences:
- a CDS encoding EVE domain-containing protein codes for the protein MAAFLVKTEPSTYSFADLQREKRAVWDGVSNPVALRHLSTIRKGDTVIVYHTGDEKQAVGLATAVSDPYPDPKLKDPKRPVVDLAPGQPLPRPVTLAQVKADAVLKGNDLARLPRLSVIPFSEAQFERLLKLAGA
- the ligA gene encoding NAD-dependent DNA ligase LigA, which codes for MSKAEAEKRIHQLAREIHQHDHRYYALDKPTISDAQYDRLMRELAELEAQYPDLVLLDSPTQRVGGGMRAAFKKVAHEAPMLSLDSLMSVEEVREFDARVRKALEIDEVAYQVEPKFDGLSVELVYQDGRLRTGSTRGDGEVGEDVTENLRTIRAIPLRLSEEGPEEGLRGTLAVRGEALIPIPEFEAFNKGLIEKNEEPFANARNAAAGTVRQLDPRITASRKLDFYAYDVLRGEHAVFKTQGEMLEALRGWGFHVEKSIRSKQSLEQVLAYHQALAERREKLEFEVDGVVIKVDRRDWQELLGVRSRSPRWAVAFKFPPREEITTVADIVVQVGRTGKLTPVAQLRPVDVSGVTVSRATLHNQDEVDRKDVRVGDTVRIRRAGDVIPEVVEVLKEHRPRGAEPFQMPRHCPVCKARVDRVGAYHLCTNGLACPAQLHGHLVHFAWVVDIVGLGEKTVKQLLDLGLVKDLADIYRLTPIDLAGLEGFAEKSIEKLITAIENSKRPRLDRFLSALGIEHVGETVARLLADHFGSLEPMLDATEEDLQKIRGIGPEVAESVRRFFQSPRNRRVLERLQQAGVRPVAEKKAKGPQPLAGQVMVFTGGLERFSRPEAQRKAEAAGALIASGISKKVTLVVAGPGAGSKLDEARKLKIPVIDEAQFLTRIGEG